A section of the Cydia splendana chromosome 1, ilCydSple1.2, whole genome shotgun sequence genome encodes:
- the LOC134790324 gene encoding semaphorin-5B gives MMGPRLYKVAALILLGTLSKGQLPEDDFRIVNRQDLLASDSDMFEDNSTKSFSQLLFDVARDQLIVGARDTLYRLSLRGLRPLERADWPAPANKSHLCQDKGQTEDDCHNYVKVLLSYGHKLFACGTNAFSPECSWREIESINTVTEWVSGVANCPYNPHSNVSTILSSSGEFYAATPTDFASSQTSIYRTRGASAHNSGTLRTREYDLTWLNQPEFVGSFEDDFYVYFVFREYAVEFMNCGKTVYSRIARVCKNDSGSQLRRDNWSTFLKARLACPVPGDARPACPVPGDVPFHYDEVQGVEYLPQEKLLVATFTTPRNGIAGSAVCIYNMSDIDAAFEGPFKIQNTPTSSWEHRSPSTWAREHYRCVQNPRNQQSLEYHNYMLMHYPIQPISDEPVYRVTSDRFTHVTVDVAQAKNVGKQLVLFVATQDSDVLKLAVLPRYDGACLVERWRLRDGKGFAVLAMQFVKDTMSLYIGNDNGVLRIGSERCSRHARRSGCVGAADPHCGWDDARDTCVRTTTHLHDAYFVQNTASCPEKTAPVDGGWSSWSQWEPCMQDGTSHSVYGDEKPDMCMCRTRKCDNPKPVNGGRTCEGASISVTNCTVHGGWSAWSGWSECSASCGIAVKSRRRACTAPEPKHGGRVCVGQDTNDLYCNNLPPCPDPALAPVDGGWSAWGPWSACTAAGGPGCGPSAGWKERKRTCTNPEPKYGGADCEGGKVDRQVCDMRPCEIRKGTAWTPWVQIPGNASDGSYTEKRFKFSCKAPSPEQVKLTLAREEERYCDPLGACVPADDAGWEPWAAWGACSAPCGGGRQARRRRCRRPPCAGAPDMLRACNVHACSGEWSCWSEWSPCTSGDNGPGCGSAGRRSRTRTCRSREGCADAGAALETRVCVLPCAESDGNWSAWGEWSECENNERTRRRSCDSGACSGAMLQVALCDNDDMSNELYALPAYSDSVEMASFVRAGDSLSVGGIVGCVVAAFVMGCLACLAGVIYIQRRGTRLPWRRSTRVPSSPHYITAKQNSYVTVPLKDVPRKAKRQPSFTGIGNSSGILLSKSNNISNANNHNNAATTPKLYPKAIANEYDSMGTLRRHSNQPNNRNNLDSEEDKFY, from the exons GGATACGCTGTACCGGCTCTCGTTACGCGGTCTCCGGCCGCTAGAGCGCGCTGATTGGCCCGCGCCCGCCAACAAGTCGCACCTGTGCCAAGACAAGGGCCAGACGGAGGACGACTGCCACAACTACGTCAAAGTACTGCTCAGCTACGGCCATAAGCTGTTCGCGTGTGGAACTAACGCGTTCAGCCCTGAGTGCAGCTGGAGAGAG ATCGAGTCAATAAACACGGTGACAGAATGGGTGTCCGGCGTGGCGAACTGTCCATACAACCCGCACTCCAACGTGTCTACCATCCTATCTAGCAGCGGCGAATTCTATGCGGCCACTCCTACCGACTTCGCCAGTTCGCAGACTTCCATTTACAG GACGCGCGGCGCCTCCGCCCACAACTCGGGCACGCTCCGCACCCGTGAATACGACTTGACGTGGCTCAACCAGCCCGAGTTCGTCGGCAGCTTCGAGGACGACTTCTACGTCTACTTCGTGTTCAGAGAGTACGCTGTGGAGTTCATGAACTGTGGCAAG ACCGTATATTCCCGCATCGCCCGAGTGTGCAAGAACGACAGCGGCAGTCAGCTCCGGCGCGATAACTGGAGCACTTTCCTCAAGGCGCGCCTCGCCTGCCCCGTGCCCGGCGAC GCGCGCCCCGCCTGCCCCGTGCCGGGCGACGTGCCCTTCCACTACGACGAGGTGCAGGGCGTCGAGTACCTCCCGCAGGAGAAGCTGCTCGTGGCCACGTTCACCACGCCCAG AAATGGTATAGCCGGCAGTGCTGTATGCATATACAACATGTCAGACATTGATGCTGCTTTTGAAGGCCCATTCAAGATTCAAAACACCCCGACATCGTCCTGGGAACACAGATCGCCTTCGACTTGGGCAAGGGAACACTACAGATGTGTACAGAACCCAAG AAATCAACAAAGCCTGGAATACCACAACTACATGCTAATGCACTATCCCATCCAACCCATATCGGACGAGCCCGTCTACCGCGTTACTTCCGACCGTTTCACCCACGTGACCGTCGACGTCGCCCAAGCCAAGAACGTGGGGAAACAGTTGGTGTTGTTCGTGGCGACGCAGGACAGTGATGTGTTGAAGCTGGCCGTGCTGCCGCGGTATGATGGAGCGTGCCTGGTGGAGAGGTGGAGGTTGAGGGATGGGAAGGGGTTCGCGGTGCTGGCTATGCAGTTTGTTAAGGATACT ATGTCGCTGTACATCGGCAACGACAACGGCGTCCTCCGCATCGGCAGCGAGCGCTGTTCCCGCCACGCTCGCCGCTCCGGCTGCGTGGGCGCGGCCGACCCGCACTGCGGGTGGGATGACGCCCGTGATACTTGCGTACGGACGACTACACATCTACATGACGCGTACTTCGTGCAGAATACTGCTAGCTGCCCAGAGAAAACAGCACCAG TGGACGGCGGCTGGTCGTCGTGGTCGCAATGGGAGCCTTGCATGCAGGACGGAACCTCGCACTCGGTGTACGGGGACGAGAAACCCGACATGTGCATGTGTCGCACGAGAAAATGTGACAACCCCAAACCGGTGAACGGCGGGCGGACGTGTGAAG GTGCCAGCATATCTGTAACAAACTGCACGGTGCACGGCGGCTGGTCGGCGTGGTCGGGCTGGTCGGAGTGCTCGGCGTCGTGCGGCATCGCCGTCAAGTCGCGGCGCCGCGCCTGCACCGCGCCCGAGCCCAAGCATGGCGGCCGCGTGTGCGTCGGACAGGACACCAACGACCTGTACTGCAACAACCTGCCGCCCTGTCCCG ACCCAGCACTAGCCCCCGTCGACGGCGGCTGGTCGGCGTGGGGCCCCTGGTCGGCTTGCACAGCCGCCGGCGGGCCGGGCTGCGGGCCCTCGGCGGGCTGGAAGGAGCGCAAGCGGACCTGCACCAACCCCGAGCCCAAGTACGGCGGCGCCGACTGCGAGGGCGGCAAGGTGGACCGCCAGGTCTGCGACATGCGCCCCTGCGAGATCAGGAAGGGCACGGCCTGGACGCCTTGGGTGCAGATACCGG GTAACGCTTCGGATGGTAGCTACACCGAAAAGAGATTCAAATTTTCGTGTAAGGCGCCGTCTCCGGAACAGGTGAAA CTGACGCTGGCCCGCGAAGAAGAGCGGTACTGCGACCCGCTGGGAGCGTGCGTCCCGGCGGACGACGCGGGCTGGGAGCCGTGGGCCGCGTGGGGCGCGTGCTCGGCGccgtgcggcggcggccggcaggCGCGGCGCCGGCGCTGTCGCCGCCCACCCTGCGCCGGCGCGCCCGACATGCTCCGGGCCTGTAACGTTCACGCCTGTTCCG GTGAATGGTCGTGCTGGTCGGAGTGGAGCCCGTGCACTAGCGGCGACAACGGCCCGGGCTGCGGCTCGGCCGGGCGGCGctcgcgcacgcgcacgtgccgCTCGCGCGAGGGCTGCGCCGACGCGGGCGCCGCGCTGGAGACCCGCGTCTGCGTGCTGCCGTGCGCAG AATCGGATGGCAATTGGAGTGCTTGGGGCGAATGGAGCGAGTGCGAAAATAACGAACGGACACGACGCCGCAGCTGCGACAGCGGCGCTTGTTCTGGTGCCATGCTGCAGGTGGCCCTCTGCGACAACGACGACATGAGCAATG AACTATACGCATTGCCCGCGTACAGCGACAGCGTCGAGATGGCTTCTTTCGTGAGAGCGGGAGACTCACTCAGCGTAGGAGGCATTGTCGGCTGCGTTGTAGCCGCCTTCGTTATGG GCTGCCTAGCTTGCTTGGCGGGCGTGATATACATACAAAGACGCGGTACACGCTTACCGTGGCGACGGTCAACTCGTGTTCCTTCAAGCCCACATTACATTACGGCCAAGCAGAACAGCTATGTCACAGTCCCGCTCAAAGAtgtt CCTCGCAAAGCAAAGCGCCAGCCGTCATTCACGGGCATCGGCAACTCGAGCGGCATCCTGCTCTCCAAAAGCAACAACATCTCCAACGCGAACAACCACAACAACGCCGCGACCACGCCCAAGCTCTACCCCAAAGCCATCGCCAATGAATACGACTCCATGGGGACGCTGCGGAGGCATTCCAACCAGCCCAATAATAGGAACAACCTTGACAGTGAGGAGGACAAGTTTTATTAG